CATGCGCAACACGGCGCTCTCGCCTGCTCGTTCGGGAGTGAGCCAGCCCGGGTCTGCCACATCACCGGCCTCGTCGAGCGACCCGGCCGACCGGCGCTTGGAACGGGTCCGTAACGTCCATGCCGTATTGACGGTGATGCGGTGGATCCAGGTGGAGAACGCGGCGTCACCGCGGAACCGTGGGAGGGCCCGCCACGCCCTGATCATCGCTTCCTGTGCCACATCTGCCGCCATCTCTCGGTTTCCCACCAATCTGAGCGCCAAGCTGAACACTTCGTGTTGATGCAGTTCCACCAACCGTTCGAACGCCTCCGAGTCTCCGGCGCGGGCACGGTTGACCAGTGCATCGATCTCACTGCGTTCGACCCCCGGGTTCGTCATCGCGTTACCGTCACGTCGGCCGTCAGGTGCGTCGCCGTCTCCGATTGCAGGGCCACCCGAAATCGACCGGGAGCACCGTCGATGACCTCGCCGACGACCCGCGTCTCGACGTTCGGCCGTAGCGGAGCACGAAACCGAAACCGCGCGTCGGCAATCGGGCGCTCTCCCGGCACGTAGCGTGCCACCGCCTGTGTCACCCACGCTGCAGACAGCAGGCCGTGCACGATGACGCCTTCCAGACCGGCGGCGACGGCACTGGCATGATCCCAATGTATGGGGTTCCAGTCGTGAGACGCTCCCGCGTACCGGACGAGGTCGGCGCGGCTCGCGGACTTGGCGAGCGGCTCGATGTGCGCACCCACCGATGGAAACTCGAGAGCAGAGGCACGTTCGTTCCGCCCGCGTTCGGCGACGTCCGGCTCATCGACATCGCTACCTGTCGGTGCCGTCTCGGTGGACGCAACGA
This window of the Actinomycetota bacterium genome carries:
- a CDS encoding sigma-70 family RNA polymerase sigma factor; the protein is MTNPGVERSEIDALVNRARAGDSEAFERLVELHQHEVFSLALRLVGNREMAADVAQEAMIRAWRALPRFRGDAAFSTWIHRITVNTAWTLRTRSKRRSAGSLDEAGDVADPGWLTPERAGESAVLRMALQSALARLPEVHRKLVVLKDVEGWTHGEIAEVLGITVTAAKVRLHRAHVKLREYLREEL